In a genomic window of Erigeron canadensis isolate Cc75 chromosome 5, C_canadensis_v1, whole genome shotgun sequence:
- the LOC122601661 gene encoding putative F-box/LRR-repeat protein 23, which translates to MDNPPDACGLIACRNICRHVVFRSQGQMVDLSIGGFSDGKLLEYIADRSTQLRRLEVIYCFGDMYGAWGESLKKLSFLEELSLFETGISDKEIEEAGRYCPLLKALKVNIKPYVYCDDHVNDEKYMSERNALTVAIGKTLPILRHLELIGNSMTDTGLKAILDGCRLLESLDLRQLQIL; encoded by the exons ATGGATAATCCTCCAGACGCATGTGGACTGATTGCATGTCGGAATATATGTAGGCATGTTGTCTTTAGAAGCCAAGGCCAGATGGTTGATCTCTCTATCGGTGGCTTTTCCGATGGTAAACTTCTTGAGTATATTGCTGATAG ATCAACTCAGCTTAGACGTCTTGAAGTTATCTATTGCTTTGGAGACATGTATGGAGCCTGGGGTGAATCTTTGAAGAAGTTATCATTTTTGGAGGAACTTAGCCTCTTTGAAACAGGAATCTCAGACAAAGAGATCGAAGAAGCTGGCCGCTACTGTCCCCTGCTAAAAGCGCTCAAAGTTAATATAAAACCGTATGTATACTGTGATGATCATGTTAATGATGAGAAGTACATGAGTGAGAGGAATGCTTTAACTGTAGCGATTGGGAAAACCCTGCCTATTTTAAGGCATCTTGAACTCATTGGAAATTCCATGACGGATACTGGGTTAAAGGCGATTCTTGATGGTTGTCGTCTCCTTGAATCACTTGACTTACGTCA GCTTCAAATATTATGA